The Phoenix dactylifera cultivar Barhee BC4 chromosome 17, palm_55x_up_171113_PBpolish2nd_filt_p, whole genome shotgun sequence genome contains a region encoding:
- the LOC103718534 gene encoding probable polyol transporter 4: MGSMDLEEVGNGNGNGLPRLPRLGGKGKYRRMDAGVNEEEAEGEVLAMGRSRRSESRRYVFACAVFASLNNVLLGYDVGVMSGCILFIQKDLHITEVQQEVLIGCLSIISLFGSLVGGRTSDAIGRKWTMGLAAIVFQIGATIMAFAPSFLVLMIGRLLAGVGIGFGVMIAPVYIVEISPAVARGSLTSFPEIFINIGILLGYISNYAFSGLSEHISWRVMIGVGILPSVFIGFALFVIPESPRWLVMQKRVNEARSVLMKVSDSDGDAEQRLAEIEKAASVTGAEGHKEKAVWRELLRPSPAVRRMLITGFGIQCFQQVTGIDATVYYSPTIFRNAGIKSDNKLLAATVAVGFAKTVFILVAIFLIDRVGRKPLLYVSTIGMTMCLFGLSLALSLLRHDLVSAKVGIGVAILAVCGNVAFFSVGMGPVCWVLSSEIFPLRLRAQASALGAVGNRVSSGLVAMSFLSMCRILSVAGTFFIFSLVSAVSVVFVYKYVPETKGKTLEQIEVLFQNGIEWERGEVELGDVEHLVQRN; encoded by the exons atggggtCGATGGATTTGGAGGAGGTCGGAAATGGGAACGGGAACGGGCTGCCGAGGCTCCCGCGGCTGGGGGGCAAGGGGAAGTACAGGAGGATGGACGCCGGGGTGAACGAAGAGGAggcagaaggagaggtcttggCGATGGGGCGGAGCCGGCGAAGCGAGAGCAGGAGATACGTCTTCGCCTGTGCCGTCTTTGCGTCGCTGAACAACGTTCTTCTTGGTTATG ATGTGGGTGTTATGAGTGGATGTATCCTATTCATTCAAAAGGATTTGCACATAACAGAAGTGCAGCAAGAAGTTCTAATTGGGTGTTTGAGCATTATTTCACTTTTCGGTAGCTTAGTAGGTGGAAGAACCTCAGATGCTATTGGGCGAAAATGGACTATGGGATTGGCTGCCATTGTTTTCCAAATTGGTGCTACTATAATGGCTTTTGCTCCTTCTTTCCTAGTACTGATGATAGGCAGGCTGTTGGCTGGAGTTGGGATAGGCTTTGGTGTTATGATTGCACCGGTATACATAGTAGAGATATCCCCTGCTGTTGCCCGAGGATCTCTTACATCTTTCCCTgagatttttataaatataggaATCCTTCTTGGTTATATATCCAACTATGCTTTCTCTGGCCTTTCAGAACATATTAGCTGGAGGGTAATGATCGGTGTTGGGATCCTCCCATCTGTCTTTATTGGTTTTGCGCTGTTTGTGATCCCAGAGTCTCCTAGGTGGTTGGTTATGCAGAAGAGGGTCAATGAAGCAAGGTCAGTGCTGATGAAGGTTAGTGACAGTGACGGAGATGCAGAGCAGAGATTGGCGGAGATAGAGAAAGCTGCTAGTGTTACAGGTGCCGAGGGACACAAGGAAAAGGCCGTCTGGCGTGAACTCCTTAGGCCTTCTCCTGCTGTACGTCGGATGCTGATCACTGGATTTGGCATCCAATGCTTCCAGCAAGTCACAGGTATCGATGCAACTGTGTATTATAGCCCAACAATATTCAGGAATGCAGGAATCAAGTCGGACAACAAACTTCTTGCTGCCACTGTTGCTGTTGGCTTTGCGAAAACTGTCTTCATCTTAGTTGCAATCTTTCTAATTGATAGAGTGGGTAGAAAACCATTGTTGTATGTCAGCACAATTGGGATGACTATGTGTTTATTTGGGTTGAGCCTTGCTCTTTCACTGCTTAGACATGACCTGGTTTCGGCAAAAGTTGGGATTGGGGTTGCTATACTGGCAGTCTGTGGGAACGTTGCATTCTTCTCAGTTGGGATGGGCCCAGTTTGCTGGGTGTTGAGTTCTGAAATATTTCCACTGAGGCTGCGAGCTCAGGCATCTGCACTAGGAGCAGTTGGAAATAGAGTTAGCAGTGGCCTGGTTGCTATGTCCTTCCTGTCTATGTGCCGCATCCTTTCTGTGGCAggcacctttttcatcttttcgCTTGTTTCAGCTGTGTCTGTGGTCTTTGTATACAAGTATGTTCctgaaaccaaaggaaagactTTGGAGCAGATTGAGGTGTTATTCCAAAACGGCATAGAATGGGAGAGAGGTGAAGTAGAGCTTGGTGATGTGGAGCATCTGGTGCAGAGGAATTAA
- the LOC103716229 gene encoding probable prolyl 4-hydroxylase 3 → MAFSRPSLMARGVRRPRLFSNRRSSLYALALTVLLMLSVVLLMLLALGIFSLPVPSNSAPEGVDIRQRHDRSVFEATTTYLGDGNGLGKRGVQWTEVVSWEPRAFIYHNFLSKEECEYLIKLAKPHMVKSTVVDSTTGRSKGSRVRTSSGMFLRRGQDKIIQYIEKRIADYTFIPVEHGEGLQVLHYGVGQKYEPHFDYFLDEFNTKNGGQRMATLLMYLSDVEEGGETIFPSVKVNSSSLPSYNELSECGKKGLSVKPKMGDALLFWSMKPDAIVDPLSLHGACPVIKGNKWSCTKWMHIHEYEV, encoded by the exons ATGGCTTTCTCGCGGCCGTCGTTGATGGCGAGGGGCGTGCGTCGCCCCCGGTTGTTCTCGAACCGGCGTTCGTCGCTGTACGCGCTCGCGCTGACGGTGCTCCTTATGCTGTCTGTGGTCCTTCTCATGCTCCTTGCCCTCGGCATCTTCTCCCTTCCCGTCCCTTCCAACAGCGCCCCTGAAGGCGTCGACATCCGCCAACGCCATGATAGATCCGTCTTCGAGGCGACAACTACGTATCTCGG CGATGGGAATGGACTAGGGAAGAGGGGGGTGCAGTGGACGGAGGTCGTCTCGTGGGAGCCCAGAGCGTTCATCTACCACAATTTCTTG TCCAAGGAGGAGTGTGAATACCTAATTAAACTGGCAAAGCCTCATATGGTGAAGTCGACAGTTGTTGATAGCACTACTGGTAGAAGTAAAGGCAGCAG GGTTCGCACAAGCTCAGGCATGTTTCTCAGACGAGGACAAGACAAAATCATTCAATACATTGAAAAAAGGATAGCAGATTATACCTTTATACCTGTAG AGCATGGGGAGGGGCTCCAAGTTCTGCATTATGGAGTTGGACAGAAATATGAACCACACTTTGACTACTTTCTTGATGAATTCAACACTAAGAATGGGGGTCAGCGTATGGCTACCCTTCTAATGTATCT TTCAGATGTTGAAGAAGGCGGTGAGACAATATTCCCATCTGTCAAGGTCAACAGTAGTTCTTTACCATCGTACAATGAGCTATCTGAGTGTGGAAAGAAAGGTCTTTCTGTTAAACCAAAgatgggagatgccttactcttTTGGAGCATGAAGCCTGATGCCATTGTAGACCCATTAAGTTTGCATG gtgcATGTCCTGTGATTAAAGGGAATAAGTGGTCATGTACGAAATGGATGCATATCCATGAGTATGAAGTTTAA
- the LOC103716220 gene encoding lactosylceramide 4-alpha-galactosyltransferase: protein MPRQRRILSLLLFFIPTSFFALALLHLSGDGATAFSRPATPIQEANSAAMLALREEVSLPKPKSHQKLRLSENASDGLGSSSASAPKGTNSSDARSLLRRLHSNARSRRFFARAYEFFYGCSPVRPNPSCEVRFFMTWISSLEAFGPRELLSMQSLFKFHPGACLLIVSSTMDSPRGTKLLKPFKEMGFQVAAMSPDFDLLFKKTPAKAWFKLLRKGEIDPGEVALGQNLSNLLRLAVLYKFGGIYIDTDVVVMRSFLGLKNVIGAQAADAETGNWSRLNNAVMIFDRRHPLLYKFIQEFALTFDGNKWGHNGPYLVSRVVSRVMGRPGFVFTVLPPVAFYPVDWNRIEGLFQGPQGGNHSKWVAAKLDRIREESFAVHLWNKQSRGMKVEEGSVIARIMLDCCVFCNFDVSAL from the coding sequence ATGCCGAGGCAAAGGCGGATACTTTCCCTTCTGCTTTTCTTCATCCCCACCTCCTTCTTCGCCCTCGCCCTCCTCCACCTCTCCGGCGACGGCGCTACAGCCTTCTCCCGCCCCGCTACCCCAATCCAGGAGGCGAACTCCGCGGCTATGCTCGCGCTGAGGGAAGAAGTTTCCCTTCCCAAGCCCAAATCCCACCAAAAGTTGAGACTTTCGGAGAATGCGAGCGATGGGTTGGGATCCAGCTCCGCTTCGGCTCCTAAGGGCACAAATTCGTCCGACGCCAGGTCTCTACTTCGCCGCCTGCATTCCAATGCCCGCTCGAGGCGGTTCTTCGCCAGAGCTTACGAGTTCTTTTACGGATGCTCTCCCGTTCGTCCCAATCCCTCTTGCGAAGTTCGATTTTTTATGACTTGGATCTCTTCGTTGGAGGCATTTGGCCCCAGGGAGCTGCTGTCAATGCAGAGCCTGTTCAAATTCCACCCGGGTGCTTGCTTGCTTATAGTCTCCAGCACCATGGACTCGCCCAGGGGTACTAAGCTGCTGAAGCCCTTCAAAGAGATGGGCTTTCAGGTGGCGGCAATGTCCCCGGACTTCGACCTTCTCTTCAAAAAGACACCTGCCAAGGCCTGGTTCAAGCTCCTCCGGAAAGGTGAGATCGATCCCGGGGAGGTAGCACTCGGGCAGAACCTCTCTAACCTGCTCCGGCTTGCAGTCCTCTACAAATTTGGTGGAATTTACATTGACACTGATGTTGTAGTGATGAGGAGCTTCTTGGGTCTTAAGAATGTCATCGGAGCTCAGGCGGCGGATGCCGAGACAGGGAATTGGAGCCGGTTGAACAATGCCGTGATGATATTTGACAGGAGGCATCCTCTTCTGTATAAATTCATCCAGGAGTTTGCGCTGACCTTTGACGGGAACAAGTGGGGGCACAATGGACCGTACCTTGTTTCAAGGGTGGTCTCAAGGGTGATGGGAAGGCCTGGTTTCGTGTTCACGGTGCTGCCGCCGGTGGCATTCTATCCGGTGGATTGGAATAGGATAGAGGGGCTGTTTCAGGGGCCACAGGGTGGGAACCACTCGAAGTGGGTGGCGGCCAAACTCGACAGAATTCGGGAGGAGAGCTTTGCCGTGCACCTATGGAACAAGCAGAGTAGAGGCATGAAGGTTGAGGAGGGGAGTGTCATTGCAAGAATAATGTTGGATTGCTGCGTTTTCTGCAATTTTGATGTGTCTGCGCTGTAA